In Nitrospirota bacterium, one genomic interval encodes:
- the galT gene encoding galactose-1-phosphate uridylyltransferase: MSELRKDPVTGRWVIISSERGRRPSDFQEAPQKRKGGFCPFCGGNERFTPPEILAYREPGTSPNSGGWSLRVVANKFPALKIEGNLDKTGVGLFDKMNGIGAHEVIIESPTHDMTMSSLPEKKIEDIIWAYRDRVMDLKKDPRFQYILIFKNEGAAAGASLEHSHSQLIALPIIPRQVTEEIEGSRLYYNYKERCIYCDIVKQEMFSEDRTIVENEHFIAITPFAARFPFETWIIPKNHNSCFDEAQPWEYNSLARIMKNILLRIDKVLNIPPYNYIVHTSPLRSQVNEFYHWHIEIMPKLVRIAGFESGSGFYINPTSPEEAAKFLREAKV, from the coding sequence TTGTCAGAATTAAGAAAAGACCCTGTAACAGGAAGGTGGGTAATAATATCATCAGAACGAGGAAGGAGGCCGTCTGATTTTCAGGAGGCACCTCAAAAAAGAAAAGGCGGGTTCTGTCCATTCTGTGGAGGAAATGAAAGATTTACCCCGCCGGAAATTTTGGCATACAGAGAACCCGGAACCAGTCCAAATTCAGGTGGATGGAGCCTTCGTGTTGTGGCCAATAAGTTTCCGGCACTCAAGATAGAAGGCAATCTTGATAAAACAGGCGTAGGGCTGTTTGATAAGATGAACGGTATTGGTGCACATGAGGTCATTATAGAATCCCCAACCCATGATATGACAATGTCATCACTTCCGGAAAAAAAGATAGAGGACATCATCTGGGCATACAGAGACCGGGTGATGGATTTAAAGAAAGACCCAAGATTCCAGTATATCCTCATATTTAAGAATGAAGGGGCGGCGGCAGGTGCATCACTTGAACACTCACACTCCCAGTTGATAGCCCTTCCCATTATTCCAAGACAGGTTACTGAAGAGATTGAAGGCTCACGGCTTTACTATAATTACAAAGAGAGATGTATTTACTGCGATATTGTAAAGCAGGAGATGTTTTCAGAAGACAGGACTATTGTTGAAAATGAACATTTTATTGCCATAACACCATTTGCCGCACGCTTCCCGTTTGAGACATGGATTATCCCTAAGAACCACAACTCATGTTTTGATGAGGCACAGCCATGGGAATATAACAGCCTCGCAAGGATTATGAAAAATATACTCCTGCGGATAGATAAGGTATTAAACATCCCGCCGTATAACTATATAGTTCACACAAGCCCATTGCGGAGTCAGGTAAATGAGTTCTATCACTGGCATATTGAAATCATGCCAAAGCTGGTAAGAATTGCAGGGTTTGAGTCAGGGTCAGGATTCTACATAAATCCTACTTCACCTGAAGAAGCTGCAAAATTCCTGAGAGAGGCAAAAGTGTAA
- a CDS encoding sigma-54-dependent Fis family transcriptional regulator, with translation MGLFLGSEHILIVDDEKGILDALTGVLEDEGYVVSTAANGSDALKKIEKDTPSVVLLDIWLPDIDGLDVLKDIRKTHKDMPVIVMSGHGTIETAVKATKLGAYDYIEKPLSMDRVNLLITHAIRQQNLVLENVHLKKSAEKSEELIGESIPMLQLKEQLKIVGASNSRVLITGENGTGKELVARYIHRTSQRADKLFTAVNCAAIPETLIESELFGHEKGAFTGAISAQRGKFEIADGGTLFLDEIGDMSLNTQAKVLRVLQEQEFQRVGGNRNLKVDVRLISATNKDIPAEIKKGTFREDLYYRINVITINVPPLRERRDDIPLLAKHFLKEIIREQGVRQKVLTDEASLLLKEYDWPGNVRELRNLMERAAIMVQEGRILPADLAIIAKTGTGNKDTTQFMDERFGSLREARAYFERMYITGRLKENNWNITKTAEDLKIERTNLHRKMKMLGIEERR, from the coding sequence ATGGGGTTATTTTTGGGTTCAGAACATATTCTAATCGTTGATGATGAAAAGGGGATACTTGATGCACTCACAGGGGTGCTTGAAGATGAGGGGTATGTTGTCTCAACGGCTGCCAATGGAAGTGATGCATTGAAAAAGATAGAAAAGGACACCCCTTCTGTGGTATTACTTGATATATGGCTGCCGGATATTGACGGACTTGATGTACTTAAAGATATAAGGAAGACCCATAAGGATATGCCTGTTATTGTTATGTCAGGACATGGAACAATAGAAACAGCAGTGAAGGCCACAAAACTTGGGGCCTATGATTATATTGAAAAACCGCTCTCAATGGACAGGGTAAATCTGCTAATCACTCATGCCATCAGACAGCAGAACCTTGTGCTGGAAAATGTCCACCTTAAAAAAAGTGCAGAGAAGTCGGAAGAGCTGATTGGCGAAAGCATCCCCATGCTTCAACTCAAAGAGCAATTGAAGATAGTCGGGGCATCAAACAGCAGGGTTCTTATAACCGGTGAGAATGGAACCGGAAAGGAACTTGTTGCACGTTACATACACAGGACAAGCCAGAGAGCAGACAAGCTGTTTACTGCGGTCAATTGTGCGGCAATACCCGAAACGCTGATAGAAAGCGAACTGTTCGGACATGAAAAAGGTGCATTCACAGGGGCAATCTCTGCTCAAAGGGGTAAATTTGAGATTGCTGACGGGGGGACATTGTTCCTTGATGAGATTGGAGATATGAGCCTTAATACGCAGGCAAAGGTTCTTCGTGTGCTTCAGGAACAGGAATTTCAAAGGGTCGGAGGAAATAGAAATCTGAAAGTGGACGTACGCCTCATATCAGCCACAAATAAAGACATTCCTGCTGAGATTAAAAAAGGGACATTCCGAGAGGACCTGTACTACAGGATAAATGTTATAACAATTAACGTCCCCCCTCTAAGGGAAAGAAGGGACGACATTCCGCTCCTTGCAAAACATTTCCTTAAAGAGATTATCAGGGAACAGGGGGTGCGGCAAAAGGTCTTAACAGATGAGGCATCATTATTATTGAAAGAATATGACTGGCCGGGCAATGTCAGGGAGCTTCGTAATCTGATGGAACGTGCGGCAATTATGGTTCAGGAAGGTCGCATTTTACCTGCTGACCTTGCTATAATAGCAAAAACCGGAACCGGTAATAAAGACACGACACAGTTTATGGATGAAAGGTTCGGTTCATTAAGAGAGGCAAGGGCCTACTTTGAACGTATGTATATAACAGGAAGGTTGAAAGAGAACAACTGGAATATTACAAAAACTGCTGAAGACCTGAAGATAGAGAGGACTAATCTTCACAGGAAAATGAAAATGCTCGGGATTGAGGAAAGGAGATAA